The Corythoichthys intestinalis isolate RoL2023-P3 chromosome 1, ASM3026506v1, whole genome shotgun sequence genome has a segment encoding these proteins:
- the fbxo22 gene encoding F-box only protein 22 has translation MDNNTGFDTSTPDSKATYVLSNVVEVVERILTFVPTKSLLKIASVCRLWSNCARRVLRTQQQLTWVSACGPSTTEVHALCNTLYEEVEKVFLLPKIVLAMMDCEAFKLPFYCHRQKKPKRSSHSPVDELIQVFPRNCDVMGITTPGIVLTPTGSHSRPPEEHQEGEAGFAIMFPNMEGVQIRPFHFCQKSLSPNALKEAGLVDNPELRVVLLFVYEVYKSGGARFLNEILEPLAKSKALIAGGLVESVFPTRLCCSRGAYGVVGLALSGPKVQGASVLLDQDVSSSKTAEATIRRLKAAKIPEKNTLGFMFACVGRGQNYYNNQRNVEADAFRKVFPGVPLFGLFGNGEIGCDRIVKDDYTLCDDDTDCLQHEYTTVMTLVHLG, from the exons ATGGACAATAACACCGGTTTCGACACATCTACACCAGACAGCAAGGCGACCTACGTTCTcagcaatgttgtggaggtcgtCGAGCGAATTCTAACCTTCGTGCCGACCAAGTCTCTCCTAAAAATCGCAAG TGTATGCAGGCTATGGAGCAACTGTGCCCGCAGAGTTTTGAGGACTcaacagcagttgacatgggtgTCTGCTTGTGGACCCTCCACTACGGAGGTGCATGCCCTCTGCAACACCCTGTATGAGGAGGTCGAG AAAGTGTTTCTTCTCCCCAAAATTGTTCTAGCAATGATGGACTGTGAGGCCTTCAAACTTCCTTTTTATTGCCATAGACAAAAGAAAC CAAAAAGGAGCAGCCACAGTCCGGTTGATGAGCTCATTCAGGTCTTCCCGAGGAATTGTgatgtcatgggcattactacACCGGGCATCGTCT TAACTCCGACTGGCTCTCACTCCAGGCCACCGGAGGAGCACCAGGAAGGAGAGGCCGGCTTTGCCATCATGTTCCCAAACATGGAGGGTGTTCAGATCAGGCCGTTTCACTTCTGCCAGAAATCCCTCTCTCCAAATGCTCTGAAAGAAGCGG GACTAGTTGACAACCCAGAGTTGCGAGTGGTGCTGCTGTTTGTCTACGAGGTGTACAAATCCGGGGGTGCGCGCTTCCTCAACGAAATCCTGGAGCCGCTGGCCAAGAGCAAAGCTCTGATTGCAGGCGGTCTTGTTGAAAGTGTCTTTCCCACCAGGCTCTG TTGTAGCCGAGGTGCGTACGGAGTGGTGGGTCTGGCCCTAAGCGGCCCCAAAGTGCAGGGTGCCTCAGTGCTCTTGGACCAGGACGTCAGCAGCTCCAAGACAGCTGAAGCCACCATCCGCAGGCTAAAAGCTGCCAAAATCCCGGAAAAGAACACCCTGGGCTTCATGTTCGCTTGCGTGGGTCGAGGCCAGAATTACTACAACAACCAGCGCAACGTGGAGGCCGACGCATTCCGAAAAGTCTTTCCTGGAGTTCCACTCTTTGGCCTTTTCGGCAACGGCGAGATCGGTTGCGACCGCATCGTCAAAGACGACTACACGCTGTGTGACGACGACACGGACTGTCTGCAGCACGAGTATACCACGGTGATGACTCTGGTTCACCTGGGCTGA